A region of Tigriopus californicus strain San Diego chromosome 7, Tcal_SD_v2.1, whole genome shotgun sequence DNA encodes the following proteins:
- the LOC131884053 gene encoding uncharacterized protein LOC131884053 has translation MKADVLLLWLFFWFHDVMAQKGLQCFVPGECLDSQILGATPTNSSRECWRHCQSVTGCTWFTFYKDSQVCTPLSGCLRLSNEKCQENCISGEEECPEVQCGVHGRCYGALEGIRKVANAKECASMCGQRDECFWNTYDPEHESCLMTNDCPLLDRTCSNCSSSERDCTAEMDANINTSIEDDPKGTSGLLMGTCLSLKQHYFNLDSNTTGKCKLPTFAVNTIVQVRLSGALFVNTFNNRVKVDHNDIEDKIRRMYDAEFEESSLDSRGPSLEDTRWLNKVENSIRVDEDGHYEIALPFQGDVCGNPVGYRLQVHVFGAVSSPSCAKFALRRAATDSEDAISEQAATTIPEGFYVDDLVV, from the exons ATGAAAGCAGACGTCCTTCTATTATGGCTCTTCTTTTGGTTCCACGACGTTATGGCTCAAAAGGGTCTCCAATGCTTCGTACCAGGTGAATGCTTGGACTCCCAAATTTTGGGAGCCACACCCACCAATAGTTCGCGAGAATGTTGGCGTCATTGCCAATCCGTAACTGGCTGCACATGGTTCACGTTCTACAAGGATTCCCAGGTCTGTACGCCTTTGTCCGGATGCTTGAGATTGTCCAATGAGAAGTGCCAAGAGAATTGCATCAGTGGTGAAGAGGAATGCCCCGAGGTTCAATGCGGAGTCCATGGTAGATGTTATGGAGCACTGGAAGGCATCAGGAAAGTGGCCAATGCCAAAGAATGTGCCTCCATGTGCGGACAACGCGACGAGTGCTTTTGGAACACGTATGATCCGGAGCATGAATCCTGCCTGATGACCAACGACTGTCCTCTCTTGGATCGAACTTGCTCTAATTGTTCAAGTTCGGAACGAGATTGTACCGCTGAGATGGATGCCAACATAA ATACTTCAATTGAGGATGATCCAAAAGGAACATCGGGTTTGTTAATGGGGACATGTCTCAGCCTAAAGCAACATTACTTCAACTTAGATTCCAATACGACGGGGAAATGTAAATTGCCAACATTTGCAGTGAACACAATAGTTCAGGTAAGATTATCTGGAGCGTTATTTG TCAACACATTCAACAACCGAGTGAAGGTGGATCACAACGATATTGAGGACAAGATCAGGAGAATGTACGATGCTGAGTTTGAAGAGTCCTCGCTAGACAGTCGCGGCCCATCGTTGGAGGACACTCGTTGGCTGAATAAGGTGGAGAATTCAATTCGTGTGGATGAAGATGGGCACTACGAGATTGCCTTACCCTTTC AGGGCGATGTGTGCGGAAACCCAGTTGGGTATCGCCTGCAGGTTCATGTGTTCGGAGCAGTGTCCTCCCCTAGTTGCGCCAAGTTTGCTCTACGCCGAGCAGCAACCGATTCCGAGGATGCCATAAGCGAGCAAGCAGCTACGACCATTCCAGAAGGATTCTATGTTGACGATCTTGTCGTGTAA